aatattttaaaaaaatgctgttgTATAGTAGCTGCATCAATATTAGTCAATGTAGATGTTACTGAAAAAAGTGTACTGCATAAAAAGAGGAATTGTTGtttttcataatgataaaaaagtTATGTTCCTGAGAAGACATGACAGTTTCAAATTTGTGTCTGTATAAAAACagtgttaaaatttaaaaaataaacaattgatataactgcaaagagaaagaaacaactcCAAATTGTATAAAGAGATTTAAATAGCTCAGTAATAACACAAAAAGAgtagaaatttaaattatgtgATTATTATCTTGACCTAGTTGACTTATATAGAATGCTGCACTCAAGTGTCATTTTATACAATTTTTGAATGGTCAAGAAATGATTACAGAAGTGACTATATTCTAGACCATAAAGTGAGATTCAACTAATTTAGAAGGATTTAATGTAAAGAAAGTATGACACTATAAAAggattttctgaatattttatggTTCACGTATTTTCAGTACTACATTGAGGCCAATAGTGCTCAGTGGCTCCTCCctcaggaagaaaggagaagagtgaACAGGTGTACAACATTTGGCCTTTCCAGGGGCTGTCCAAGTGCCAGTGTCTGCCAGGGTGTCCGACCTGTtacccatgggctgcatgcagcccaggatggctgtgaatgtggcccaacgcaaaatcataaatttacataaaacattatgagatctttttgtgactacatgtcacaatgtacttaatgtgtgacccaagacagctcttcttcttccagtgtggtgcagacaTGCCAAAGGTTTGGATACCCCTGGATGATCTTAGGGCCCTGATGGGAACTAACATACCCTGGATGCCTGAAAGCTGCTGAGAACCAAAGAGGCTGGGTGGGATCCtggtggttatttttttcctaaacaaagCTCAACATGTAATTTCACTTTTAAACATTATTGTTTAAGAAGCTGTgttattgtacacctgaaattaacatGATCAATAGAAGATTTATAccaactatatataaataaaaaattaaattaaaaaaatgtgatgaGTTCAGAAGAATGAGAGTCAGAAAGACATAAggaaagtaatttaaattatatggtaagtatataaaacaaacagaaaaaacaaagagaataaacAGAAATGACAGGGAGTTTATTGTGATTTGGAGAAGGTACTaaaatttcatgtttatatttttgaattttcctGCATTGTGTCTCTAATTCATTATGCCACATTATTTACTTTGCTTGTAAAAAATAGTCCCCCGCAACATGTTCATGAAAGCTTTCTTGACTTGCTGATTCCTTAAGCTGTAAATAAAGGGGTTCAACATGGGTGCTACAGAGGTGTTCAGCACAGCAACTCCCTTGCTCAAGGACACCCTATCTCTTGCTGAAGGTTTAATATACATGAAAATGCAACTGCCATAAGAGATGGAGATGACAATCATATGAGATGAACATGTAGAAAAGGCCTTTGTCCTCTGACTAGTAGAAGGAATTCTTAAAATCGTTCTGATGATATAGAGAtaagacagaaatatcaatgccAAAGTGAACATCAGAGTAAACACAGCACAGGAGAACCCCATCATCTCTAGGAATTTTGTTTCTGAACAAGAAAGTTGCAGCAGGGGAAAATAATCACAGGTAAAATGATCTATAATATTTGATCTGCAGTAATCCAGGTTCAAGAGCAACATGAGTGCAGGGAATATGATTAAGAATGAAACTAGCCATGAAGAGAAGACAAGGAGTATACAGATTCTTCGGTTCATGATGGTCATGTAATGCAGAGGTTTGCAGATGGCAATATAACGATCATAGGACATGGCAGCCAGAAGGTAAAATTCAGTGACTcccaagagaatgaaaaaaaataactgagcaatGCAATCATTAAAGGAAATGGTTTTATCACCTGAAATAATGGTGCCCAAGAACTTAGGTATACTGACAGTTGTGAATGAAACCTCTAATAAGGAGAAATTTCTGAGGAAGAAATACATGGGGGACTGGAGATGGGAATCCAGCAGGGTAAGGGTTATAATGGTCAGGTttccagtgatgctgagcatgtaGGTGATGAGCAGAAAGACAAAGATCATCACCTGAAGCTTTGGGTCATCTGAAAGTCCCAGGAGGATAAATTCTGTTACTTCTGTATGGTTTCTCATTCTTCGGTTGCTTTTTTTGGTTTTCTCCTGCCAGATCTATAGTAGAAAACACAAGGAACACATGAATTGTGGATTAACAACTATCCAAGTATGGAACCAGAGTTTGGCTGAAATAGTGTTATTTTACAATCAGGGTAAATTTACAACAAACTAATAATAGGAATGgtcctttgatttcttctcttttatatacagaaaatagTATGGTGGCAActagagaagaaagggaattaGAAGGGGTAGTGAAGGAAGTTAAATATATGGTGACACaggatgatttgactttgggtgttgGACACGCAATGCATGGTACAGATTCATATATCAGGGAAATGTACACTTgcaacctatataatcttattaaccaatgtcaccccaagtaaatttaattaataaaaaaataacttctcttgGCTTGAATGACACAAAGACTCCTCAGGAAGACCCATCAAGTGTTAGGAAGGATTATTTTAATTAGATACTGTTTActtttttcacaaatattttggaTGACTACATTCCTGGAgaaatttgaataatttatatttcatccTTTCAATAATGATTGGCAAATTCAATTCCCAATATTCATACCAGTGTTCatacaaacaaagaaaaaggggaTATCATCAATCacctttaataataattttagaaatagtaACACATATCTGCAGGGGTTTATGATGAATATCTACTAATAACCTCACACTTTTAATTCATTAGCTAGTCATCTACAAtttgatgaagaaagaaaaagtaaattaataaaaattatggaaTCAAAGTGTTATTAATGTATTGTTTATGGCATTCTATAGTAAATTATCATTCTAGAAAGTATATGGATTAGGCAGTTAGAGAAATATGGcttaaaatgcaaatggattGCTTAATGGATTTGTGACTTTAGATGAATTACTTAATTTCTTGAAGCTTCAGTTTTCGCTGTTTAAACTGAAGGTGACTATAATGAATAATCTTGCAATAAACATAGaagtgcatatatctttatgagTAAAGGTTTTCAAATTCTCTGGGTAGATATTAAGAAGGGAGATTGCTGAGCCATATGACAGCTCTATTCTCAATGCTTTGAGAAACTTCCATAGTGTtgtccatagtggctgtaccattttacattcccagcagcaactgaaatgtatacaattttatcaaccaatgttacctcatttttaattttttaaaaaagtgaagttaAAATGTCAAGcatgttttttcttaattatgttttttccattactgtttaggccccttatatcctctttcacctccaaccatcctccctcctccccacaatcaccacactgttgaaaTGAAAGTGCTCTACAAATCATGTGGCACTTAACATGCTTTGTATAgagcttttttatttcctttagttttctttcagtTGGAGTGAATTCCCAACTTTGGGAAGGATATTTATAGTAATTGTGATTTAGCAAAAGCACTTATTCTCTTAGTGAAATGCTGAGGACTTTTACATATTGTCTCAGTTAGCCCTTACAACACACCcatgaaactatttttattcccaaataaagaactgaggctcagagaggtatgTACCTTAGATATATTCATATAActggaaaatctcaaatataatCATAGACTATCTGAGATTAAAATCTGTTCTCTGAAATACAGTACTTCATAGCCTATATTCAATtagaaacacacagacacagagattaTAATTTCCTGCCTTTATTTAATAGAGAATGACTAAATTGATATAAGAACTACACTTAgctctttttatactttttaatagaTACAGCTACAAAATTTAACTTcaaatatatcttatttaatttaattaaaagttgcctaatcaacaaaaaaaacaagcaagcaaaatataaccagagacattgaaataaagaacaaactgacactaaccagaggtaggggaagggagataacaggggaaagaaggggaagggtcacaaggaacatgaataaaggacacatggagagtGGCAGGTAAGGGTGAGTTGGGTGGGAGAGAGTGATGGGGTGAAAtgaaaacaactgtacttgaacaacaataaaaaaagttgagCTAGTAAGTGATGAATCAATGATAAGATTTGGGAGACTTTcattgtcttctttaaaaaaacatttatttattgatttgagaaaaagaggggggggcattgatttgttgttctacttatttatgcattatgcattgattgcttcttgtatgtgcctggaccagagatggaacctgtaaccttggtgtattggaatgacactctaaccaactgagctacaggGCCAGGACCCCTCACTTATGTGTTTAAAGTCACagatatgcatatgcatatataataagTAGCTATAATACCCTTATGAGttacatttttctcaaaattatttgctataattttccattatcatttatttcccttatacCCTtctcccccacaatcaccacactgttgacaAGTTATACTTTAATAATCATATTTTGGTTTTGGTCTATTGACCTTAATCTTTAAATCACATACTCTAGTTTCTTAGTAGGTAGAAATTATTCtctttgaattatttataaaCCAAAGGGAATGgaatattgtttgatttttgcaTAGAAAATATTTAGCCCTGTGGAAGAGCCTGGTTATTTTTTAGCCAAGAGCAGTGAGCAGGGCATTGTCACCATCACTTACGTGGAAGCAGAAAGGTCTGTGCAGATGAGTTCTAGAGTCATTCCCAGATTCATGTTCTCAGGTCAAAGCCATTCTTAGGAGAATGATTGGGAAAATTCCATTGTGTGTTTTAAACCAGTTACAAAAGTAacattggttctttttctttttttaacctataTAAGTTCTTCAACCAAaaatgagggttttttgttttcataagtaGAATAATACTGGGCAGTTGTTGGTTCTGGTTGAGCTGAGACAGTAAAAAAGACATCTAGTTATAAGATTTCCATTAAAAGAtggttcatttttataaatggataGTTAGGTACACTACTGACTATATAACTTGAGTATATGATGTGTTTAGCCAGGATATGATGACTCAAGATTTTAAGCTGTCTCCATAGTCGATATGTCAAGGGATTTGCTTTTAGTTGACTTGTTGTAATAAAAGTAACACCTTACATtaatgtatgtttatatttctttctaaGAGCTCAAAGGAATTTTTTGGtgagcaaaatattttctttctttctttcattatattttattgtttatgctattacacttgtccaaATTTTGCCCCATTGTCTTCCTTATACCCAACTTACCTTGGATTTTCAGAAAGGCTCACTAACAGTCTGAATATCTGGAATATGAAAAGTATTAGCGACTGTCATTGTTGTATTCCAGGGAGcccaacatttatgaaaatatttcctctcaTTTGATAAATTTGCTTTCCATTGccaatgtttttatattaaatttcccATTTTATCCAGAGGGAATGTATTTCTTTGACATAGAGAGTGAAGACgcaacaaatatataaaagagaagaattatcaaatgttttaaaactctCTGGTGTGTTTTCTATATAGACTTTACTCACACAAGCTACTTCCTGTTTTATCTAGTCCCTCTGACACTGGCTCAAGGGGACTAATTCAGTGAATCGCAATTGCCAGAACAGGAATACACACAACACACTAAGGAATATAAAGGATAATACACACTAGTATTGAAATCTTAATAGGAAGCTTGGGGGTCAGTGTCCAAGGGGACAGAAAAAATTGCAACAAGCAAACCAAAACACTAAGTGTGAAGTTTGTTTTCCTCTACATTACTTTTCAGACAAAGACTAGCAACCTAATATCGTACTTTCCAACATAAATTTCTACCTAATACTCTATGCCAGttaaaaaatctcataatctACCACATTGTGCTAAGTACATTTAttaatgctattatttttaatctggcttccattaaaaatttttggtGCTATAATACTGctaatattttatgcattttcttttcctgttcagtCTGGCTTACCAGGAATGTCTGTTGAAGAAtttcttgttttgattggttCATGTTGTATTTTATATGCTAAGTATCACATTAGGAGTTACTACCTTCTATGACTAGactaataataatataatcatgTCCCAATGAGATAAGGTGAGTTTAAACAG
The sequence above is a segment of the Phyllostomus discolor isolate MPI-MPIP mPhyDis1 chromosome 2, mPhyDis1.pri.v3, whole genome shotgun sequence genome. Coding sequences within it:
- the LOC114513387 gene encoding olfactory receptor 6C1 is translated as MRNHTEVTEFILLGLSDDPKLQVMIFVFLLITYMLSITGNLTIITLTLLDSHLQSPMYFFLRNFSLLEVSFTTVSIPKFLGTIISGDKTISFNDCIAQLFFFILLGVTEFYLLAAMSYDRYIAICKPLHYMTIMNRRICILLVFSSWLVSFLIIFPALMLLLNLDYCRSNIIDHFTCDYFPLLQLSCSETKFLEMMGFSCAVFTLMFTLALIFLSYLYIIRTILRIPSTSQRTKAFSTCSSHMIVISISYGSCIFMYIKPSARDRVSLSKGVAVLNTSVAPMLNPFIYSLRNQQVKKAFMNMLRGTIFYKQSK